From one Eisenibacter elegans DSM 3317 genomic stretch:
- a CDS encoding PAS domain-containing protein produces the protein MSDTKANAPLTNSPKRSWWQWLGSIRGQLMISFVAITILLTTFVSLVIYQISQSTNQVSYLVNVLENSRIYGQKLGLAVSHSNQHLQTYLLAWGESYQSQSQLETYQEQRARIWRQELPAITDSLKQYAAQWTGVEEKLMYANLLSSLENLRNAQDLVESYRSSTYSDEDLKNQLSPKEVFRRDVLPVTQKILKDIETLDQIHLEKLRTKGASLAENLSGFSLLLVGIIIISLLISLYMTIRFSNQLIRDIRTAALHTKALAQGNLSELNTIKDQELNAIIDSLQKLQAHLRRLQDFAAEVSKGNFESQIAVFEANSDIGKALSDMRQGLTEVAIQARQRNRTNEGIALFSNILRQNYEDDQQTYDEFISTLVRYVEANQGSIFIVNDDNREDHYLETKALYAYERKRFETRQIRMGQGLVGQVWREKDTLYLTEIPENFVRISSGLGGESPRCVLIVPIMANDTDFLGAIELASFRYFEPYEIDFVKRISEILASMVSTIQKNKETQILLDEAREATEEMSAQEEEMRQNMDQLISTQEEMEAQLLEYRWQTLAINSYTALIELAPQGYIRKANAVFLEELKYDLPSLKKLSYDALIPENIRNHADYEVFWEALSQGFAQVGQFQYQAQDLSEVWMLGSFTPIKNHHGDLIKIIGLLLPNTEMYIRSSDAVNRLDTLYKSHAIIEYDTKGYIIQANTYGLEILGYADVELRNKPHYTLVEHEERYQRSYQEFWKRLAKGEVIRGRFKRIHKDGTERWLQSSYCPVFEQDGQVYKIVEISQDITEVIQSDLETHRQLEQVSKQKEDLLRQNSSLLEREKRLTLQLREYQESN, from the coding sequence ATGAGCGATACAAAAGCAAATGCGCCCTTGACAAATTCCCCCAAACGCAGCTGGTGGCAGTGGTTGGGCAGTATCAGAGGCCAACTGATGATTAGCTTTGTAGCCATTACAATACTACTGACTACTTTCGTTTCATTGGTGATTTACCAAATCAGCCAAAGTACCAACCAAGTAAGCTACTTGGTCAATGTACTGGAAAACTCGCGTATCTACGGGCAAAAACTGGGGCTGGCTGTAAGCCACAGCAACCAACACCTACAGACGTACCTCTTGGCTTGGGGCGAAAGCTACCAAAGCCAAAGCCAACTCGAAACCTACCAAGAGCAACGCGCCCGTATCTGGCGGCAAGAGCTGCCTGCTATTACAGACTCGCTCAAGCAATATGCCGCACAATGGACAGGGGTAGAAGAAAAACTGATGTATGCCAACCTACTCTCCAGCCTCGAAAACCTGCGCAACGCCCAAGATTTGGTAGAAAGCTATCGGAGTAGTACCTACAGCGACGAGGATCTCAAAAACCAACTCTCCCCCAAAGAGGTGTTTCGCCGGGATGTGTTGCCGGTTACGCAGAAAATCCTCAAAGACATCGAAACCCTCGACCAAATACATCTCGAAAAACTGCGAACAAAAGGCGCAAGCCTCGCAGAAAACCTCAGCGGATTCAGTCTGTTGTTGGTGGGCATTATTATCATCTCATTGTTGATTTCATTGTATATGACTATCCGCTTTAGCAATCAGCTGATTAGGGATATTCGCACGGCTGCCTTACACACCAAAGCCCTAGCGCAAGGCAACCTTAGCGAGCTCAATACAATCAAAGACCAAGAGCTGAATGCCATCATTGACTCTTTGCAAAAACTCCAAGCCCATCTCAGACGCTTGCAAGACTTTGCTGCCGAGGTAAGCAAGGGGAATTTTGAGAGCCAAATAGCTGTTTTTGAGGCCAATAGCGATATTGGTAAGGCTCTTTCAGATATGCGCCAAGGCTTGACAGAAGTAGCCATCCAAGCCCGCCAACGCAACCGAACCAATGAAGGAATTGCGCTTTTTAGCAATATCTTGCGCCAAAATTATGAAGATGACCAACAGACCTACGACGAGTTTATCAGTACGCTTGTCCGCTATGTAGAGGCCAACCAAGGAAGCATCTTTATTGTCAATGATGATAACCGTGAAGACCACTACCTAGAAACCAAGGCCCTTTATGCCTATGAGCGTAAGCGCTTCGAAACACGCCAAATCAGAATGGGACAGGGGTTGGTAGGGCAGGTATGGCGCGAAAAGGATACCCTTTACCTGACCGAAATCCCCGAAAACTTCGTGCGTATCTCTTCCGGCCTAGGGGGCGAATCGCCCCGATGTGTGCTGATAGTTCCGATTATGGCCAATGATACCGATTTCTTGGGCGCTATTGAGCTGGCTTCTTTCCGATATTTTGAGCCTTACGAGATCGATTTTGTCAAACGTATCAGTGAGATTCTCGCTTCTATGGTTTCTACCATTCAGAAAAATAAAGAAACGCAGATACTGCTGGACGAAGCCCGCGAAGCTACAGAAGAAATGAGCGCCCAAGAAGAAGAAATGCGCCAAAATATGGATCAACTCATCTCTACACAAGAAGAGATGGAAGCACAGTTGCTGGAATACCGCTGGCAGACCCTAGCCATCAATAGTTATACTGCTTTGATAGAGCTAGCGCCGCAGGGGTATATCCGCAAAGCCAACGCTGTTTTCTTAGAAGAACTAAAGTATGACTTGCCTTCGCTCAAAAAGCTAAGTTATGATGCACTTATCCCCGAAAATATTCGCAATCACGCCGACTACGAGGTTTTCTGGGAGGCGCTGAGCCAAGGATTTGCCCAGGTAGGCCAGTTCCAATACCAAGCCCAAGACCTCTCGGAGGTGTGGATGTTGGGATCCTTTACCCCTATCAAAAACCACCACGGAGACCTCATCAAAATCATCGGCCTGTTATTGCCTAATACCGAAATGTATATCAGAAGCAGCGATGCAGTCAACCGATTGGATACATTGTACAAGTCTCACGCAATTATAGAATATGATACCAAGGGGTATATCATTCAGGCCAACACCTACGGACTGGAAATTCTGGGATATGCTGATGTTGAGCTGCGCAACAAGCCTCATTATACCTTGGTAGAGCACGAAGAACGCTACCAACGAAGCTATCAAGAGTTTTGGAAACGCCTCGCCAAAGGAGAAGTCATCCGAGGGCGTTTCAAAAGAATTCATAAAGACGGGACAGAACGATGGCTGCAAAGCAGTTACTGTCCGGTGTTTGAGCAAGACGGACAGGTATACAAAATCGTCGAAATCTCACAAGATATTACCGAGGTCATCCAGTCAGACCTTGAAACCCACCGCCAACTAGAGCAAGTATCCAAGCAAAAAGAAGACCTCTTGCGCCAAAATAGCTCCCTACTCGAGCGCGAAAAACGCCTCACACTACAGCTCCGCGAATACCAAGAGAGTAACTAA
- a CDS encoding helix-turn-helix transcriptional regulator, translated as MGDYNEIIDALTVRLLKAKNIQLLNSVIVKDYYDVENHIFLLHDKSIAFSYFEDKELKEGEEELNGQLNGHSKPATPETSDQTRRKRERQLLQTLEEVEVGDILFVPGGKPTCMAFGLQDSLAPYASRLAEEGFDPINSIPHFIDNQHFISSKERYFGGNSDLSQVGKLSNSFSYLSFEAKVSNSINFFSSLDIPPLVIRDNPGLARIIKEIVQEDLQATPGKRRMLQNKMEQVVIEVIRHILRNDLFVEKLATNSTYFKDRRLVEVFKYIKENLGGDLSNKVLANVANISEDYVGQYFKKLTNINPQDYIEYQRMEHAVHLLRTTDMSIRDIGQEVGYKDTAYFCRRFKMMFGIPAGKMRRRDTAVNI; from the coding sequence ATGGGAGATTACAATGAAATCATAGATGCATTGACTGTAAGGCTGCTCAAAGCTAAAAATATCCAGCTGCTCAACTCCGTTATCGTCAAAGACTACTACGATGTTGAAAACCATATTTTTTTGCTTCACGACAAATCTATCGCGTTTTCTTATTTCGAAGACAAAGAGCTGAAAGAAGGCGAAGAGGAGCTAAACGGCCAACTAAACGGTCATAGCAAGCCTGCTACCCCCGAAACCAGCGATCAAACCCGCCGCAAACGCGAGCGCCAACTACTCCAAACGCTCGAAGAAGTAGAGGTAGGTGATATCCTATTTGTACCCGGTGGTAAACCAACCTGTATGGCTTTTGGACTCCAAGACAGCCTAGCGCCCTATGCTAGCCGTTTGGCAGAAGAGGGCTTTGACCCTATCAACAGTATTCCTCATTTTATTGATAATCAACACTTTATTTCGAGCAAAGAACGCTATTTTGGAGGCAACAGCGACCTAAGCCAAGTAGGCAAACTGAGCAATTCGTTCAGCTACCTATCGTTTGAGGCCAAAGTCTCCAACTCTATCAACTTTTTCTCTTCACTCGATATTCCCCCCTTGGTCATCCGTGACAACCCCGGATTGGCACGTATTATCAAAGAGATTGTACAAGAAGACCTTCAGGCTACCCCGGGCAAACGCCGTATGCTCCAAAACAAAATGGAGCAAGTGGTGATTGAGGTCATCCGCCATATCCTGCGCAACGACCTTTTTGTGGAAAAACTCGCCACCAACAGTACCTACTTCAAAGACCGCCGTTTGGTAGAAGTATTCAAGTACATCAAAGAAAATCTGGGCGGCGACTTGTCCAACAAGGTGTTGGCCAATGTAGCCAACATCTCTGAGGATTATGTAGGGCAGTATTTCAAGAAATTGACCAATATCAACCCTCAAGATTATATTGAGTATCAACGTATGGAGCACGCCGTACACTTGCTGCGGACTACTGATATGAGCATCCGCGACATCGGCCAAGAGGTAGGTTATAAAGACACAGCCTATTTCTGCCGCCGCTTCAAGATGATGTTTGGTATCCCTGCCGGCAAGATGCGCCGCCGCGACACTGCTGTCAACATCTAA
- a CDS encoding acyl-CoA dehydrogenase, with product MAIIDTEISAAFLTEEQQEVRMAAREFAQRELLPGVIERDTHEIFPAEQIKKLGELGFMGMMVSPEYGGSGMDTVSYVLAMEELSKIDASASVCMSVNNSLVCWGLEKYGNEEQKRKYLVPLATGAKLGAFCLSEPEAGSDATSQRTTAEDKGDHYLLNGTKNWITNGGNADIYLVIAQTNPELRHKGINVLIVEKGMEGFTIGKKEEKMGIRGSDTHSLMFSDVRVPKENRIGVDGFGFRFAMETLNGGRIGIAAQALGIASGAYELSVQYSKERKAFGVPISQHQAIQFKLADMALKVENSRLLCLQAARIKDAGLDYAHASAMAKVYASEAAMWVSTEAVQVHGGYGYVKEYHVERMMRDAKITQIYEGTSEVQRIVISRGILK from the coding sequence ATGGCGATTATAGATACCGAAATTTCGGCAGCTTTCCTGACCGAAGAGCAGCAAGAAGTCCGTATGGCAGCGCGTGAATTTGCGCAGCGCGAACTGCTTCCCGGTGTGATTGAACGCGACACCCACGAAATATTTCCGGCAGAGCAAATCAAAAAACTTGGCGAGCTAGGCTTTATGGGGATGATGGTCTCTCCTGAATACGGCGGCAGCGGTATGGACACCGTGTCTTACGTATTGGCGATGGAAGAACTCTCCAAGATTGATGCCTCAGCTTCGGTTTGTATGTCTGTCAACAACTCCCTCGTTTGCTGGGGTTTGGAAAAATATGGCAATGAAGAGCAAAAGCGCAAGTACCTCGTACCACTAGCTACCGGCGCAAAGCTGGGCGCATTTTGCCTTTCAGAACCCGAAGCAGGCTCTGATGCTACCTCCCAGCGTACCACTGCCGAAGACAAAGGCGACCACTACCTACTCAACGGTACCAAAAACTGGATTACCAACGGAGGTAATGCCGATATCTACCTTGTCATAGCCCAAACCAATCCCGAGCTACGCCACAAAGGCATCAATGTCCTGATTGTAGAAAAAGGAATGGAAGGCTTTACTATTGGTAAAAAAGAAGAAAAAATGGGTATTCGTGGCTCCGACACCCACTCGCTGATGTTCTCGGATGTGCGCGTACCGAAAGAAAACCGCATCGGGGTGGATGGCTTCGGCTTCCGCTTTGCGATGGAAACCCTCAACGGCGGGCGTATTGGGATTGCGGCTCAGGCCTTGGGCATTGCCTCTGGCGCCTACGAGTTGTCTGTACAATACTCCAAAGAACGTAAAGCATTTGGAGTGCCCATTAGCCAACATCAGGCCATCCAGTTTAAGCTGGCCGATATGGCGCTCAAGGTAGAAAACTCTCGCCTGCTCTGCCTCCAAGCAGCCCGCATCAAAGATGCCGGCCTCGACTATGCCCACGCCAGCGCGATGGCCAAGGTATATGCCTCAGAAGCCGCCATGTGGGTCAGCACCGAAGCCGTACAAGTACACGGCGGCTACGGCTACGTCAAAGAATACCACGTAGAGCGTATGATGCGCGATGCCAAAATCACCCAGATTTATGAAGGCACCTCCGAAGTACAACGTATTGTCATCTCTCGGGGTATCTTAAAATAA
- a CDS encoding metallophosphoesterase family protein, protein MSIKPLIPSSPPVGVSLSGHPTRTWVIPDIHGCYETLLRLIEDSIRPSSNDLLVFLGDYIDRGAQSKGVLDYLRQLERQGQAIISLLGNHEDVLLRCYDEAHNPQPMVGMMRLEDSWQRYGGDATLRSFGVRKVGDIPADYIEWLRQRPLYYSTNDYVMVHAGMNFLINDPFSDQTAMLWAKNYPIEPHKIGYRTLIYGHRPYNLAQIQSQITQNSPSIGLDNGCIYSNEYGKGHLLAFELHSRRLLVQPSVEQTSTPKRKVSLPAAS, encoded by the coding sequence TTGAGTATCAAACCATTAATACCTTCCAGCCCCCCTGTGGGCGTTTCCCTCTCCGGTCATCCGACCCGTACTTGGGTAATTCCTGACATTCACGGCTGTTATGAAACACTTTTGCGCTTGATAGAAGACAGTATCCGCCCTTCGAGCAATGATTTGCTGGTTTTCTTGGGTGATTATATCGACCGAGGCGCTCAAAGCAAGGGGGTTTTAGATTATTTGCGGCAGCTCGAACGCCAAGGACAGGCAATCATCAGCCTGTTGGGCAATCACGAAGATGTGCTTCTACGCTGTTATGACGAAGCCCATAACCCGCAACCAATGGTCGGGATGATGCGCTTAGAGGATAGTTGGCAGCGCTACGGTGGCGATGCGACCTTGCGCAGCTTTGGCGTTCGGAAAGTAGGTGATATTCCGGCTGATTATATCGAATGGTTACGTCAACGCCCGCTGTACTACAGTACAAACGATTATGTGATGGTACACGCCGGGATGAACTTCTTAATAAACGACCCTTTTTCTGACCAAACGGCGATGCTTTGGGCTAAAAATTATCCTATCGAGCCCCACAAAATAGGGTATCGCACCTTGATTTATGGGCATCGGCCTTACAACCTAGCCCAAATACAAAGCCAAATCACCCAAAATAGCCCCAGCATTGGGCTAGACAACGGCTGTATCTATTCAAACGAATATGGCAAAGGGCATTTGTTGGCTTTTGAATTGCACAGTCGCCGCCTGCTTGTCCAGCCTTCGGTTGAGCAAACTTCGACACCCAAACGCAAAGTATCCCTTCCTGCTGCCTCTTGA
- a CDS encoding crotonase/enoyl-CoA hydratase family protein, with amino-acid sequence MPAEFQTLKLHIQNNVALLTLNNPEKANAMTAAFWTELPQALAHIDQTPEARVVVLSGEGKHFTSGIDLQMLMGMKQSFDKFSCPARAREFLRLDILRLQEAFTAIERCRKPVIAAIHGACIGGGVDMVTACDMRYCTDDAFFVVKEIDLGMVADVGTLQRLPKIIPDGIAREMVYTGRKVSGQEAVRVGLANNSFADKEALMEGVMNIARNIAEKSPLSIRGTKEMLLYTREHSVDEGLNYIATWNAAMLFSNDIQEGLMAQMQKRTPKFED; translated from the coding sequence ATGCCTGCTGAATTCCAAACACTTAAACTGCATATCCAAAATAATGTCGCGCTGCTGACGCTCAACAACCCTGAAAAGGCCAATGCGATGACGGCTGCTTTTTGGACAGAACTGCCCCAAGCCCTAGCTCATATCGACCAAACCCCCGAAGCACGGGTGGTGGTCTTGAGTGGCGAAGGCAAACATTTTACCTCAGGCATCGACTTGCAGATGCTGATGGGAATGAAACAAAGCTTTGACAAGTTCAGCTGCCCTGCCCGTGCACGAGAATTCCTCCGCCTCGATATCCTCCGCCTTCAAGAGGCTTTTACGGCCATTGAACGCTGCCGCAAACCCGTCATTGCCGCCATTCACGGCGCGTGTATAGGCGGCGGGGTAGATATGGTTACGGCCTGCGATATGCGCTATTGTACGGATGATGCCTTCTTTGTTGTCAAAGAGATAGACCTCGGTATGGTGGCCGACGTAGGCACGCTCCAGCGCTTGCCCAAAATCATCCCCGATGGTATTGCCCGCGAGATGGTCTACACAGGCCGCAAAGTTTCTGGCCAAGAGGCTGTACGCGTTGGCTTGGCTAACAACAGCTTTGCTGACAAGGAGGCGCTGATGGAAGGGGTGATGAATATCGCCCGTAATATCGCCGAGAAATCACCGCTCTCTATCCGAGGTACCAAGGAGATGTTGCTCTACACCCGCGAACACAGCGTAGACGAGGGACTCAACTATATCGCTACTTGGAATGCGGCCATGCTCTTCTCCAACGACATCCAAGAGGGGCTGATGGCGCAGATGCAAAAGCGTACCCCCAAGTTTGAAGATTGA
- a CDS encoding tetratricopeptide repeat protein: MANIPTTHPDFLKALQYCEQGQYQAALLLLEKVLYEHPAHAESLYNKGLVLSKLGQYKAAVETYTLALAQAPDQALVYSERGVAYHQLKDNRAALEDLSTALKLEPENPYRYASRAYVRAHVGDIKGAIADYKQAIALDPEDAIALNNLGLLEEKAGRKKAAQEFYDRADAIADKGKSFDKPDIDTILAEYETHKAIQEKLHQSEPPPPTRLQVIAEVFTKADTFREFVDFAKKTLGLRKK, from the coding sequence ATGGCCAACATTCCTACCACTCATCCCGATTTCTTAAAAGCTTTACAATATTGCGAACAGGGGCAATATCAAGCGGCCTTACTATTGCTCGAAAAGGTGTTGTATGAACACCCTGCCCACGCCGAGAGCCTGTACAACAAAGGCTTGGTTTTGAGTAAATTAGGTCAATATAAGGCCGCTGTAGAAACGTATACATTGGCCCTGGCCCAAGCCCCTGACCAAGCGCTGGTCTATAGTGAACGAGGGGTAGCCTACCACCAACTCAAAGACAACCGCGCTGCGCTAGAAGACCTTAGCACTGCCCTCAAACTAGAACCCGAAAACCCCTATCGCTATGCCAGTCGCGCCTATGTGCGCGCACACGTAGGCGACATCAAAGGGGCTATCGCCGATTATAAACAGGCTATCGCGCTTGACCCCGAAGATGCTATCGCCCTCAACAACCTAGGCCTGCTCGAAGAGAAAGCCGGACGCAAAAAAGCCGCCCAAGAGTTTTATGACAGGGCGGATGCCATTGCGGATAAGGGCAAATCTTTTGACAAGCCTGATATCGATACAATCTTGGCTGAATACGAAACCCATAAGGCCATACAAGAAAAACTGCATCAGTCCGAACCGCCACCGCCTACGCGCCTACAGGTCATCGCAGAGGTTTTTACCAAGGCCGATACTTTCCGGGAGTTTGTAGATTTTGCTAAGAAAACATTGGGCTTGCGCAAAAAATAA
- a CDS encoding alpha/beta fold hydrolase: MHTQTTPEQWLSQGHYSQYRGHQLFYRHEGQGEALVCIHGYPTASWDWVKLWPQLTQHFEVVAPDMIGFGFSAKPYRYAYSILDQATLHENLLKQLGITQVHILAHDYGDTVAQELLARYEDRRRYGSQATGLSIKSICFLNGGLFPETHHAKPIQHLLQSPVGFLLVRLYGEAKFRKTFQGIFGKNTPPSEEEYQHFWALITREGGKNILHKLIGYMRERKRYRERWVGALVNTQIPLRVIDGAADPVSGAHMVARYKALVPNPDTILLPEIGHYPQVEAPEAVWEAFWAFVAPHLQG; encoded by the coding sequence ATGCACACACAAACCACTCCCGAACAGTGGCTGTCGCAAGGACACTACAGCCAATACCGAGGACATCAGCTGTTCTATCGACACGAAGGACAGGGCGAGGCGCTAGTCTGTATCCACGGCTACCCTACCGCCTCTTGGGACTGGGTCAAGTTATGGCCCCAGCTCACACAGCACTTCGAGGTAGTGGCTCCGGATATGATAGGTTTTGGCTTTTCGGCCAAACCTTACCGGTATGCCTACAGCATTCTGGATCAAGCCACGCTTCACGAAAATCTCCTCAAGCAGCTAGGCATCACCCAAGTTCATATCTTAGCCCACGACTATGGCGATACTGTGGCTCAGGAGCTGTTGGCACGCTACGAAGACCGCCGCCGATACGGCAGCCAAGCAACGGGCTTGTCTATCAAATCAATCTGCTTCTTGAACGGCGGGCTTTTCCCCGAAACACACCACGCCAAGCCTATTCAACATCTTTTGCAAAGCCCTGTAGGGTTTCTGCTGGTGCGGCTTTATGGAGAGGCCAAGTTTCGGAAAACATTTCAGGGGATTTTTGGAAAAAACACTCCTCCTTCAGAAGAAGAATACCAGCATTTTTGGGCGCTCATCACCCGCGAAGGAGGGAAAAATATTCTACATAAGCTCATTGGCTATATGCGTGAGCGCAAGCGCTATCGAGAGCGTTGGGTAGGCGCATTGGTCAATACACAAATCCCCCTGCGGGTAATTGATGGGGCGGCAGACCCTGTTTCGGGGGCACATATGGTGGCGCGTTACAAGGCTCTAGTGCCCAATCCTGACACTATTTTGCTGCCCGAGATAGGGCATTATCCACAAGTAGAAGCGCCCGAGGCTGTGTGGGAGGCTTTTTGGGCTTTTGTAGCCCCACATCTACAAGGGTAA
- a CDS encoding AMP-binding protein, with the protein MRWIFSPTDVWQAEDWPTLSLVGLPDALADALAFCQAWYRGQAEFDLQTSGSTGQPKTIRLARELMEHSARSTLQALGLGKGGCALLCLNTNYIGGRMMLVRAMMADMDLYWLPPVGNPVALLQTHFPKSPPFALVALVPLQAEAIVHTAAYRQYTDNWQHILIGGAAVSPSLTQSLQQLHAAVYATYGMTETISHIALQRLNGTAADETFVTLPGIEIKCDHRGALAIKGAVTQHEWIQTNDWVTLHPPKGFRWLGRLDNIINSGGVKVPAEKVERAISLVLADMGLPYLFFVAGLPHPQLGQQVCLIIESPPWDEAQTARFWHLINHQALLGKYETPKQLYFSPKFVQTASAKIQRRQTLLAMGLIADAPAT; encoded by the coding sequence ATGCGCTGGATTTTTAGCCCAACTGATGTTTGGCAAGCCGAAGACTGGCCTACACTATCCCTTGTTGGGTTACCCGATGCCTTGGCCGATGCCTTGGCTTTTTGTCAGGCCTGGTATCGAGGGCAAGCCGAGTTTGACCTGCAAACTTCTGGCTCTACAGGGCAGCCCAAAACCATCCGTTTGGCGCGAGAGTTGATGGAACATAGCGCCCGCAGTACCCTACAAGCCCTAGGTTTGGGCAAAGGAGGCTGCGCCTTGCTATGCCTCAATACCAATTATATTGGGGGGCGGATGATGCTCGTCAGGGCGATGATGGCCGATATGGATTTGTATTGGCTGCCGCCAGTGGGCAACCCTGTGGCCTTATTGCAAACACATTTCCCCAAAAGCCCTCCTTTCGCCTTGGTAGCCTTAGTGCCTCTACAGGCCGAAGCTATCGTACATACAGCGGCCTATCGACAATATACTGATAATTGGCAACACATCCTCATTGGGGGCGCTGCGGTAAGTCCTAGCCTTACACAATCGCTACAACAACTACACGCTGCGGTATATGCGACCTATGGGATGACAGAAACCATCTCACATATCGCCCTACAACGCCTCAACGGTACAGCCGCCGACGAAACGTTTGTAACCTTGCCCGGTATTGAGATAAAATGTGATCATCGCGGCGCACTGGCCATCAAAGGTGCCGTAACCCAACACGAATGGATACAAACCAATGATTGGGTAACACTACATCCTCCAAAAGGCTTCCGCTGGTTGGGGAGGCTCGACAATATCATCAATAGTGGAGGGGTAAAAGTTCCTGCCGAAAAAGTAGAGCGCGCCATCAGTCTGGTATTGGCTGATATGGGCTTGCCATATCTGTTTTTTGTAGCCGGCTTGCCACACCCCCAGTTGGGGCAACAGGTTTGCCTAATTATAGAAAGCCCCCCTTGGGACGAAGCCCAAACAGCCCGCTTTTGGCATTTGATAAACCATCAGGCGCTGCTGGGCAAATATGAGACTCCCAAGCAATTGTATTTTTCACCCAAATTTGTACAAACTGCCAGTGCCAAAATTCAACGCCGCCAAACCTTGTTGGCTATGGGGCTGATTGCAGATGCTCCAGCTACCTAA
- the mnmD gene encoding tRNA (5-methylaminomethyl-2-thiouridine)(34)-methyltransferase MnmD: MSDIEIHITDDGSQTLFSRRFNEIYHSRQGAIEESQHVFIDAGLRYIAERYPVVRLLEVGFGTGLNALLTFQAMQQSYPQQHLSYTGLEPFPIPMEIVSQLLYPAMVDEALTPLYHQLHAQPAGEVLVLEERLSFCKIASAIQHYEHPQPDINLVYFDAFAPTKQPEMWDYSVLESIYRWMATDAVLVTYCAKGQFKRDLKAIGFEVESLPGPNRKREMVRAHKR; this comes from the coding sequence ATGTCAGACATAGAAATACATATCACTGATGATGGCTCACAGACCTTGTTTAGCCGTCGTTTCAACGAGATTTACCACTCCCGCCAAGGAGCTATCGAAGAGTCGCAACACGTATTCATTGATGCGGGGCTGCGTTATATTGCCGAGCGCTATCCTGTGGTTCGATTGCTGGAGGTAGGCTTTGGTACAGGCCTCAACGCCTTGTTGACTTTTCAGGCAATGCAACAGAGCTACCCCCAGCAGCATTTGAGTTATACAGGGTTGGAGCCTTTTCCTATTCCGATGGAGATTGTCTCGCAGTTGCTGTATCCGGCAATGGTCGATGAGGCGCTTACGCCGCTCTATCATCAACTACACGCGCAGCCCGCAGGGGAAGTTTTGGTCTTGGAGGAGCGCCTGTCTTTTTGTAAGATAGCCTCTGCCATCCAACATTATGAACATCCACAACCTGATATCAACTTGGTATACTTCGATGCGTTTGCCCCTACCAAACAACCCGAGATGTGGGACTATTCGGTGCTGGAGTCTATCTACCGTTGGATGGCCACCGATGCGGTCTTGGTTACCTATTGTGCCAAGGGTCAATTTAAACGTGATTTGAAAGCCATTGGCTTTGAGGTAGAATCCTTGCCCGGCCCCAATCGCAAGCGTGAGATGGTACGCGCTCACAAGCGCTAG